In one Pseudarthrobacter sp. NBSH8 genomic region, the following are encoded:
- a CDS encoding shikimate kinase, whose product MAVGKSAIGHELAKLLDVPFVDTDNLIVDAHGSIASIFAGRGEHAFREIEARTVASAVEHAEGSASVISLGGGAVLDSGTQQLLGRCTVVYLECDEETVAVRIARNSGRPLLAGDAMARWSALFLTRKPVYERLADLVVDVRHGSVSELGHRLEVALRDYAAAKQEVEN is encoded by the coding sequence ATGGCGGTGGGAAAGTCCGCGATCGGCCACGAGCTGGCCAAGCTGCTGGACGTGCCGTTTGTCGATACTGACAATCTGATCGTGGACGCCCATGGCAGTATCGCCTCCATTTTTGCAGGCCGCGGCGAGCACGCGTTCCGGGAGATTGAGGCCCGGACCGTGGCCAGCGCTGTGGAACATGCAGAAGGCTCAGCCAGCGTGATTTCGCTGGGTGGCGGTGCAGTGCTGGATTCCGGCACGCAGCAGCTCCTGGGGCGCTGCACAGTGGTGTACCTCGAATGTGATGAGGAAACTGTGGCCGTCCGCATTGCCCGGAACTCGGGCCGGCCGCTGCTCGCCGGCGATGCCATGGCCCGATGGTCCGCACTCTTTCTTACCAGGAAACCCGTTTACGAACGGCTGGCCGACCTCGTGGTGGATGTCCGCCATGGCTCGGTCAGCGAGCTGGGACACCGGCTCGAAGTTGCGCTGCGTGACTACGCGGCCGCCAAACAGGAAGTTGAAAATTGA
- the aroC gene encoding chorismate synthase, producing the protein MLRWLTAGESHGPALMGIIEGVPAGVELTSGQIADSLARRRLGYGRGARMKFEQDVVTILGGVRHGLTQGGPVAVQVANTEWPKWEQIMAADPVDPEILADQARNAPLTRPRPGHADFTGMQKYGFSEARPVLERASARETATRVAMGTVASQFLKALGIELVSHTVSIASVTVPEGRPLPVPANVIALDADPLRCFDRETSNAMVAEVDAAHKEGETLGGVVEVLAYGLPPGLGSYVHWDRRLDSRLAAALMGIQAIKGVEVGDGFLTAARRGSAAHDEIVKDADGKIIRTSNRAGGIEGGMSIGDVLRVRAAMKPIATVPRALRTVDVSTGEPAKAHHQRSDVCAVPAAGVVAEAMVALVLAEAVTEKFGGDSVAETARNIKGYLDNIPASLDSIGH; encoded by the coding sequence ATGTTGCGTTGGTTGACTGCCGGTGAATCCCATGGACCGGCCCTGATGGGAATTATTGAAGGCGTCCCCGCCGGTGTTGAACTCACCAGCGGGCAGATCGCCGACTCACTGGCTCGCCGCCGCCTAGGTTACGGCCGGGGCGCACGAATGAAGTTCGAGCAGGACGTCGTCACCATTCTCGGCGGCGTCCGCCATGGCCTGACCCAGGGCGGTCCGGTGGCCGTCCAGGTAGCCAACACCGAATGGCCCAAGTGGGAGCAGATCATGGCTGCCGATCCGGTGGATCCGGAAATCCTGGCGGACCAGGCCCGCAACGCGCCCCTGACCCGGCCCCGTCCGGGACACGCAGATTTCACGGGCATGCAGAAGTACGGGTTCTCCGAAGCCCGACCAGTCCTGGAGCGCGCCAGCGCCCGGGAGACCGCCACCCGTGTTGCCATGGGCACGGTCGCGTCCCAGTTCCTTAAGGCGCTCGGCATCGAACTGGTCAGTCATACAGTCTCGATCGCCAGCGTGACGGTGCCCGAGGGCCGCCCGCTGCCCGTTCCCGCGAACGTGATCGCACTCGACGCTGATCCCTTGCGCTGCTTTGACCGCGAGACGTCCAACGCCATGGTGGCCGAGGTTGACGCCGCACACAAAGAAGGCGAAACCCTGGGCGGCGTAGTGGAAGTCCTCGCGTATGGGCTGCCGCCGGGACTGGGCAGCTACGTTCACTGGGACCGGAGGCTCGACTCCCGGCTCGCCGCCGCCCTGATGGGCATCCAGGCCATCAAGGGCGTGGAAGTCGGCGACGGCTTCCTGACAGCTGCGCGCCGCGGTTCCGCAGCCCACGACGAAATCGTCAAGGACGCGGACGGCAAGATCATCCGTACCAGCAACCGGGCAGGTGGCATTGAAGGTGGCATGAGCATCGGCGACGTCCTGCGCGTGCGTGCAGCAATGAAGCCCATCGCCACGGTGCCCCGCGCCCTCCGCACGGTCGACGTCAGCACGGGCGAGCCTGCAAAGGCGCACCACCAGCGCTCGGACGTCTGTGCCGTGCCAGCCGCCGGTGTTGTAGCTGAGGCGATGGTGGCGCTGGTGCTGGCCGAAGCCGTCACCGAAAAGTTTGGCGGTGACTCCGTGGCGGAGACCGCCCGCAACATCAAGGGTTACCTGGACAACATTCCGGCATCCCTGGACTCGATCGGCCACTAG
- a CDS encoding shikimate dehydrogenase, giving the protein MSLRAAVLGHPISHSKSPALHLAAYGKLGMDIGYTALDLTEQSLPAFMEQIRTQQGWRGLSVTMPLKSGMFAEVDEVRGVAQTLGVVNTVAFEENLGSVRRIGYNTDVAGIVNAVLNAGVAASPAAVVLGGGGTAAAAVAALKDLGTQHAQVFVRDTSRAGEARAAAAGVGLSIVVRPLTEAAVPTASADVVISTLPPRAADGLAAEIAALGTGTPGVLLDVAYDPWPSQIASAWQSGGGAVVPGLEMLMYQAVEQVRLFTGRGDDVNAAVIDVMCDAVGLPRRAF; this is encoded by the coding sequence ATGAGTCTCCGGGCCGCCGTCCTGGGCCATCCGATCAGCCACTCCAAGTCCCCGGCCCTGCACCTTGCGGCCTACGGCAAACTCGGGATGGACATCGGCTACACGGCCCTGGACCTGACCGAGCAGTCGCTGCCGGCGTTTATGGAACAGATCAGGACGCAGCAGGGCTGGCGTGGACTGTCCGTGACCATGCCCCTGAAATCAGGCATGTTTGCCGAAGTGGACGAAGTCCGCGGCGTGGCACAGACACTGGGCGTGGTCAACACCGTCGCCTTCGAGGAAAACCTCGGCTCCGTCAGGCGCATCGGCTACAACACCGACGTGGCCGGCATCGTCAACGCTGTCCTTAACGCCGGGGTGGCAGCCAGCCCCGCTGCCGTGGTCCTGGGCGGAGGCGGTACCGCCGCAGCCGCAGTGGCCGCGCTCAAGGACCTGGGCACGCAGCACGCGCAGGTGTTCGTCCGGGATACCTCCCGGGCAGGGGAAGCACGCGCCGCCGCGGCCGGAGTGGGTCTTTCCATCGTCGTCCGGCCGCTGACCGAAGCCGCCGTTCCGACCGCAAGTGCCGACGTCGTAATCTCCACGCTCCCGCCGCGCGCAGCGGACGGGCTGGCGGCGGAAATCGCCGCCTTGGGAACCGGAACACCCGGGGTTCTCCTGGACGTGGCCTATGATCCGTGGCCCAGCCAGATTGCGTCGGCGTGGCAGTCCGGCGGGGGTGCGGTGGTGCCCGGACTCGAGATGTTGATGTACCAGGCGGTGGAACAGGTACGCCTGTTCACCGGCCGCGGTGATGACGTGAATGCAGCTGTCATAGATGTGATGTGTGACGCAGTCGGCCTTCCCCGACGGGCGTTCTGA
- the mltG gene encoding endolytic transglycosylase MltG — protein sequence MSPSNNDDASGATSNDGARPLTRKELRALEKHTGSSDVVPEQAYETGQDAPAPATAPGPEAAPAPEPAPEPQPEPVHAPEPVHAPETELQPIIPTAPDVPPSIQDAGPIADHHPDDAPDQDYHPEDQHFHEAHDAGHHNPGEALHDAGHQYPDGQHHDAGHLDDHLVDDHYPDDDHADSGLFAGAAAGSVVAKPSKKVRRRRRLLALFLTLVVFVAAIAVGAQFLKPLLGNDKAADYPGPGTGEVIVSVQPGEGTRSVATKLENGKVVANADTFLQAFASSGGTLSPGDYTFKMEMKNSDAVSLLLGTDKSKVIYFALSAGLRVGESLQAISEGSGVSLQQLKEFSNAPAQFGLPANAKNLEGFLAPGEYRFPLGTPAKEILQSLVKVTTDELVAQGITDPGKQYEAVIVASIVQAEGGQAEYGDVAGAIYNRLKPNDQTSGYLQVDSAVTYGLGTKSFNFTDEERQDKSNVYNTYANPGLPPGPIGSPGRTAIDAAAKPKTNDYLYWVTINLDTKETRFSKTLDEHNIYVNQYNTWCQANVGRCA from the coding sequence GTGAGCCCGTCCAATAACGACGACGCCTCAGGCGCCACGAGCAACGATGGCGCCAGGCCGCTGACCCGAAAAGAGCTCCGCGCCCTGGAGAAGCACACGGGAAGCAGCGATGTGGTTCCCGAACAGGCCTACGAAACGGGGCAGGATGCGCCTGCACCTGCCACGGCTCCCGGTCCCGAAGCTGCACCCGCTCCTGAGCCTGCCCCCGAGCCCCAGCCGGAACCGGTCCACGCACCCGAACCGGTCCATGCGCCCGAGACTGAGCTGCAGCCGATTATTCCCACAGCTCCGGATGTGCCGCCCTCCATCCAGGACGCCGGACCCATCGCAGACCACCATCCGGATGACGCCCCGGATCAGGATTACCACCCTGAAGACCAGCACTTTCATGAAGCCCACGACGCCGGGCACCACAACCCTGGCGAAGCGCTCCATGACGCCGGACACCAGTATCCGGACGGGCAACACCATGATGCAGGCCACCTTGATGATCACCTTGTGGATGACCACTATCCAGATGATGATCATGCCGACTCCGGCCTGTTCGCCGGCGCAGCCGCGGGTTCCGTAGTGGCAAAGCCCTCCAAGAAGGTGCGCCGCCGGCGCCGCCTCCTGGCACTGTTCCTGACTCTCGTGGTCTTCGTGGCAGCGATCGCCGTGGGCGCGCAGTTCCTGAAGCCCCTGCTGGGAAACGATAAGGCAGCCGACTACCCCGGCCCCGGTACAGGCGAAGTCATAGTTTCGGTCCAGCCAGGTGAAGGTACGCGCTCCGTGGCCACCAAACTGGAAAACGGAAAAGTCGTGGCCAACGCTGACACTTTCCTGCAGGCATTTGCTTCCTCCGGCGGAACCCTGTCGCCCGGGGACTACACGTTCAAGATGGAAATGAAGAACTCCGACGCCGTCAGCCTCCTGCTCGGCACCGACAAGAGCAAGGTCATCTACTTCGCCTTGAGTGCCGGTCTCAGGGTCGGGGAGTCGCTTCAGGCCATCTCCGAGGGCTCCGGTGTGTCGCTGCAGCAACTGAAGGAGTTCAGCAACGCTCCCGCACAGTTTGGGCTCCCAGCCAACGCCAAAAACCTTGAGGGTTTCCTCGCCCCGGGGGAGTACCGCTTCCCGCTTGGCACACCGGCCAAGGAAATCCTCCAATCGCTGGTGAAAGTAACCACGGACGAACTTGTGGCACAGGGCATCACTGATCCGGGGAAGCAGTATGAAGCTGTGATCGTGGCCAGCATTGTCCAGGCCGAAGGCGGACAGGCTGAGTACGGCGACGTTGCCGGGGCCATCTACAACCGCCTCAAGCCGAATGACCAGACCTCCGGATATTTGCAGGTGGATTCTGCTGTGACGTACGGGCTGGGCACCAAGAGCTTCAACTTCACCGATGAAGAGCGCCAGGACAAATCCAACGTGTACAACACATACGCCAACCCGGGCCTGCCGCCGGGGCCCATCGGCTCCCCGGGCAGGACCGCCATCGATGCGGCGGCGAAGCCCAAAACGAACGACTACCTGTACTGGGTAACCATCAACCTGGACACGAAGGAGACTAGGTTCTCCAAGACGCTCGACGAACACAATATCTACGTCAACCAGTACAACACCTGGTGCCAGGCCAACGTGGGCCGCTGCGCATGA
- the ruvX gene encoding Holliday junction resolvase RuvX, whose amino-acid sequence MTESVGAAVYPQGIKLGVDVGTVRVGVAICDRDEILATPHKTLDRNVKRNSDVRVIVSLAAELGAVQVFVGLPRTMKGEEHASARMATVYAELLVAEFVAREMDVSVNLVDERLSSVTAHRNLHEAGMSSRNHRKVVDQVAAAGILQHAIDMQKARGTDVGSRVTAPPRTRPSGAGSAVQPEHAAPEGTTRSQNTEGYSEPVQ is encoded by the coding sequence GTGACAGAATCCGTTGGCGCCGCCGTCTATCCGCAGGGCATTAAACTGGGGGTAGACGTCGGCACCGTGCGCGTGGGTGTCGCCATCTGCGACCGGGACGAAATCCTCGCCACCCCCCACAAGACCCTGGACCGCAACGTCAAGAGGAATTCCGACGTGCGTGTCATCGTGTCGCTCGCTGCGGAGCTCGGCGCCGTCCAGGTCTTCGTCGGGCTGCCACGCACCATGAAGGGCGAGGAACACGCCTCTGCCAGGATGGCCACCGTCTACGCCGAACTGCTGGTTGCGGAGTTCGTTGCCCGCGAAATGGATGTTTCCGTCAACCTGGTGGACGAGCGCCTGAGCAGTGTTACGGCGCACCGTAACCTGCACGAAGCTGGCATGAGCAGCCGGAACCACCGTAAAGTGGTGGATCAGGTCGCGGCGGCAGGCATCCTCCAGCACGCCATCGACATGCAGAAAGCCAGGGGAACGGACGTTGGCAGCCGCGTGACTGCGCCGCCCCGTACTCGGCCATCCGGAGCAGGTTCGGCGGTTCAGCCCGAACATGCGGCCCCTGAAGGCACGACCCGATCCCAGAACACGGAAGGCTACAGTGAGCCCGTCCAATAA
- the alaS gene encoding alanine--tRNA ligase, with amino-acid sequence MKSQEITKRWVDFFVSKGHTAVPSASLVSSDPSLLFTVAGMVPFIPYLTAREEAPFDRATSVQKCIRTGDIEEVGKTARHGTFFQMCGNFSFGDYFKEDAIKYAWELLTKSVDDGGYGLPPELLWVTVYEEDDEAKELWLTNTGVPSERIQRMGKADNYWHTGQPGPAGPCSEIYYDRGPAYGVEGGPIADENRYVEIWNLVFMQYQIDNVRSKDDFDVVGELPKKNIDTGLGMERLAMILQGVENMYETDQVRPVIDKAAELSGREYTSAETPEDPHHTDDVRMRVVGDHIRSALMLIADGVTPSNEGRGYVLRRLIRRAVRSMRLLGVEKACLPDLLPASRDAMKGVYPIVATDFDRISRIAYAEERAFLRTIASGTARLEDAVTESKAAGTALSGADAFALHDTYGFPIDLTLEMAEEAGLKVDEPEFRRLMLEQRHRAQADAKGKKGGHADLSAFQELLAQGETVFTGYTELDGESRVRGILSRGQNVGHAATGDEIELVLAETPFYAEAGGQSADTGLITGDGFVVEVLDVQRPLKGLSVHKAIVREGEIGTDSLVRAAVDRERRHAAEQAHTGTHIVHAALHQILGPEATQRGSYNKAGYLRFDFAWGEGLSTAARSEIEEVSNLAIRNNFRVETKVMGLAEAKALGAMALFGENYGSEVRVVEIDGAWSRELCGGTHVANTSLIGSLSLLGEQSVGSGNRRVEAFVGMDAFRHLAAERALVTELTEMLKVPSGQLADRIASTLNKLKATEKELDRLRKEQIAAAAGNLVGTARDAAGIQVIAHDAGQIGGADDIRNLALDLRNRLGSGASTVAVAGVSNDRPMILVATNEAAREAGVKAGALVRIAAGILGGGGGGKDDVAQGGGTDAANIAPALAAVVDAISRR; translated from the coding sequence ATGAAGTCGCAGGAGATCACAAAGCGCTGGGTGGACTTTTTTGTCAGCAAAGGGCACACCGCGGTTCCCTCCGCCTCGCTGGTCTCCAGCGACCCCTCCCTCCTGTTCACCGTGGCCGGAATGGTCCCGTTCATCCCTTACCTGACTGCCCGTGAAGAGGCACCGTTCGACCGGGCCACCAGCGTTCAAAAGTGCATCCGAACCGGTGACATCGAAGAGGTGGGCAAAACCGCCCGCCACGGCACGTTCTTCCAGATGTGCGGCAACTTCTCCTTCGGCGATTACTTCAAGGAAGACGCCATCAAGTACGCCTGGGAGTTGCTCACCAAGAGCGTGGACGACGGCGGCTACGGCCTTCCGCCGGAACTGCTGTGGGTGACGGTTTACGAAGAGGACGACGAAGCCAAGGAGCTGTGGCTGACAAACACCGGCGTTCCGTCCGAGCGTATCCAGCGTATGGGTAAGGCCGACAACTACTGGCACACTGGCCAGCCGGGCCCCGCAGGCCCCTGCTCGGAGATCTACTACGACCGGGGCCCTGCCTACGGCGTCGAGGGCGGTCCCATTGCGGACGAAAACCGCTACGTTGAAATCTGGAACCTGGTGTTCATGCAGTACCAGATTGACAACGTGCGCTCCAAAGACGACTTCGACGTCGTCGGGGAGCTGCCCAAAAAGAACATCGACACCGGCCTCGGCATGGAGCGCCTCGCGATGATCCTGCAGGGCGTCGAGAACATGTACGAGACCGACCAGGTCCGGCCTGTGATCGACAAGGCAGCCGAACTGTCGGGCCGGGAGTACACGTCGGCCGAAACACCCGAGGATCCGCACCACACGGACGACGTCCGCATGCGGGTGGTGGGCGACCACATCCGTTCGGCCCTCATGCTGATCGCCGACGGCGTGACCCCGTCCAACGAGGGCCGCGGCTACGTCCTGCGCCGCCTGATCCGCCGCGCCGTGCGTTCCATGCGTCTGCTCGGCGTCGAAAAGGCCTGCCTGCCGGACCTGCTCCCCGCCTCACGTGATGCCATGAAGGGCGTCTACCCCATCGTGGCAACCGACTTTGACCGCATCAGCCGGATCGCCTATGCCGAAGAGCGGGCCTTCCTTCGCACCATCGCTTCAGGCACCGCCCGCCTCGAAGACGCCGTGACGGAGTCCAAAGCCGCCGGAACGGCGCTGTCCGGCGCCGATGCCTTCGCCCTGCACGACACCTACGGATTCCCGATCGACCTCACGCTGGAGATGGCTGAGGAAGCCGGCCTCAAGGTCGATGAGCCGGAATTCCGCCGCCTGATGCTCGAACAGCGCCACCGTGCGCAGGCCGACGCGAAGGGCAAGAAGGGCGGCCACGCCGATCTCAGCGCCTTCCAGGAGCTGCTGGCGCAGGGCGAGACTGTCTTCACCGGGTACACCGAGCTGGATGGTGAGTCCCGGGTCCGGGGCATCCTGAGCCGCGGACAGAACGTGGGGCACGCCGCCACCGGCGACGAAATTGAACTCGTCCTGGCGGAGACCCCGTTCTACGCTGAGGCAGGCGGCCAATCGGCCGACACCGGCCTCATCACCGGTGACGGATTCGTCGTCGAGGTCCTGGACGTCCAACGGCCCCTCAAGGGCCTGAGCGTCCACAAGGCAATCGTCCGCGAAGGCGAGATCGGCACCGACTCGCTGGTCCGCGCCGCCGTGGACCGCGAGCGGCGCCACGCGGCCGAGCAGGCCCACACCGGCACGCACATTGTGCACGCCGCCCTGCACCAGATCCTCGGCCCCGAAGCAACCCAGCGCGGTTCCTACAACAAGGCCGGCTACCTGCGCTTCGACTTCGCCTGGGGCGAAGGCCTCAGCACCGCCGCGCGTTCGGAAATAGAGGAAGTTTCCAACCTCGCCATCCGCAACAACTTCCGCGTGGAGACCAAGGTCATGGGCCTGGCAGAGGCCAAGGCCCTGGGCGCCATGGCGCTCTTCGGCGAAAACTACGGCAGTGAAGTCCGTGTTGTGGAGATCGACGGCGCGTGGTCCCGGGAACTCTGCGGCGGCACGCACGTGGCAAACACGTCCCTGATCGGCAGCCTGTCGTTGCTCGGCGAGCAGTCAGTCGGTTCAGGCAACCGCCGGGTTGAGGCTTTCGTGGGCATGGATGCTTTCCGCCATCTGGCCGCCGAGCGCGCCCTGGTGACTGAACTGACCGAGATGCTCAAAGTGCCTTCCGGCCAGCTCGCCGACAGGATCGCCAGCACGCTGAACAAGCTCAAGGCCACGGAGAAGGAACTCGACCGCCTGCGGAAGGAACAAATCGCCGCGGCGGCCGGAAACCTCGTGGGCACAGCACGGGACGCAGCCGGCATCCAGGTCATCGCACACGACGCCGGCCAGATCGGCGGGGCAGACGACATCCGCAACCTCGCCCTCGACCTGCGCAACCGCCTCGGTTCGGGAGCATCCACCGTGGCAGTGGCCGGTGTCAGCAATGACCGGCCCATGATTCTTGTGGCCACCAACGAAGCAGCCCGGGAAGCCGGGGTGAAAGCCGGTGCCCTGGTCCGGATCGCGGCCGGAATCCTCGGCGGCGGCGGCGGCGGCAAGGACGACGTTGCCCAGGGTGGCGGCACGGACGCCGCCAACATCGCACCGGCGCTGGCCGCCGTTGTGGACGCCATCTCCCGGCGCTAG
- a CDS encoding DUF6167 family protein has translation MKRFVWMGIGVAIGVIAFRKISEAQSNLGPEGLNRAVGRLADGVYDFADAVRAGMHERETDLRAALGIDSPAVPSRDPARR, from the coding sequence ATGAAGCGATTTGTCTGGATGGGAATCGGCGTGGCCATCGGTGTCATCGCTTTCCGTAAGATCAGCGAAGCCCAGTCCAACCTGGGGCCCGAGGGCCTGAACCGCGCCGTAGGCAGGCTGGCCGACGGCGTGTACGACTTTGCCGATGCCGTGCGTGCCGGAATGCATGAGCGCGAGACGGACCTCCGGGCCGCCCTCGGGATCGATTCCCCGGCCGTCCCATCGCGGGATCCAGCCCGGCGCTGA
- a CDS encoding DUF948 domain-containing protein yields MSGGDIAGLIAAGVFALLVLLLAVPILKLGSVLEEIRTSIRSLSDGATPLMDEVTATVSTTNQQLRKVDGIASNVSDASANLSALSSLVAATVGSPLIKVAAFSYGVRSALANRKKPSPGRRSR; encoded by the coding sequence ATGTCTGGTGGCGATATTGCCGGCCTGATCGCGGCCGGAGTGTTCGCACTCCTGGTGCTGCTGCTCGCCGTGCCCATCCTGAAGCTCGGCAGTGTGCTGGAAGAAATTCGGACGTCCATCCGGTCCCTCAGCGATGGCGCCACGCCCCTGATGGACGAAGTCACGGCGACGGTCTCCACCACCAACCAGCAGCTCAGGAAGGTGGATGGCATCGCCTCCAACGTTTCGGATGCGTCGGCAAACCTTTCGGCACTGTCATCGCTCGTTGCAGCGACCGTGGGTTCACCGCTGATCAAGGTGGCGGCCTTCAGCTACGGCGTGCGCTCGGCCCTCGCCAACCGCAAGAAGCCTTCCCCCGGCCGTCGTAGCCGCTAA
- the rpsD gene encoding 30S ribosomal protein S4 produces MANNTRARRTARLSRALGIALTPKAAKYMERRPYGPGEHGRARKKQDSDYAVRLREKQRLRAQYGIREAQMTRAFEEARRTKGLTGENLIELLEMRLDALVLRAGFARTIAQARQLVVHRHIMVDGIRVDRPSFRVSEGQLVHVHTRSETMVPLQVAAAGAHRDVLPQVPAYLDVKLDALQARLVRRPKRSEVPVTCEEQLVVEFYAR; encoded by the coding sequence GTGGCTAACAACACTCGTGCTCGCCGTACAGCACGCCTCTCGCGTGCACTCGGCATTGCTCTGACCCCCAAGGCCGCCAAGTACATGGAGCGCCGCCCGTACGGCCCCGGTGAGCATGGCCGTGCCCGCAAGAAGCAGGACTCCGACTACGCCGTACGTCTGCGCGAAAAGCAGCGTCTGCGCGCCCAGTACGGCATCCGCGAAGCCCAGATGACCCGCGCCTTCGAAGAAGCCCGCCGCACCAAGGGCCTGACCGGTGAAAACCTGATCGAACTGCTCGAAATGCGTCTTGACGCCCTCGTGCTGCGTGCCGGCTTCGCCCGCACCATCGCCCAGGCCCGCCAGCTCGTTGTGCACCGCCACATCATGGTTGACGGCATCCGTGTTGACCGCCCGTCCTTCCGCGTCAGCGAAGGCCAGCTTGTCCACGTCCACACCCGCAGCGAAACCATGGTTCCGCTCCAGGTTGCAGCAGCCGGCGCACACCGCGACGTCCTGCCCCAGGTTCCGGCCTACCTGGACGTCAAGCTTGACGCCCTGCAGGCCCGCCTGGTCCGTCGCCCGAAGCGCTCCGAGGTTCCCGTAACCTGCGAAGAGCAGCTCGTCGTCGAATTCTACGCACGCTAA
- a CDS encoding replication-associated recombination protein A, with product MDDLFAQGHGNDDDDSDEPPSSGRTAAPRSPLAVRMRPRTLDDVVGQQHLLGQGSPLRQLAAGTDALGPAGPSSLILWGPPGTGKTTLAHVIAKGKGRKFVELSAITAGVKDVRRVMDEALTARDLYKTTTVLFLDEIHRFNKAQQDALLPGVENRWVVLVAATTENPSFSVVSPLLSRSLLLTLKPLTEADIEGLLQRAVSDDRGLNGKVELGAEALAHLVRLAGGDARRALTALEAAAGVAFGDADDADAESLVTVELKHTERALDVAAVRYDRAGDQHYDVASAFIKSVRGSDVDAALHYLARMLEAGEDPRFIARRIVISAAEDVGMADPTALQTAVAAAQAVQLIGMPEGRIVLAEAVVHLATAPKSNAAYMGINKAVADVRAGLGNGIPAHLRDAHYPGSKQLGHGLGYKYAHDAPHSVASQQYPPDDLVGRDYYEPTGNGAERDIAVRLERLRKIIRGS from the coding sequence GTGGATGATCTCTTCGCCCAAGGGCATGGCAATGACGACGACGACAGTGACGAACCGCCGTCGTCCGGCCGTACCGCCGCGCCGCGCAGCCCCTTGGCCGTCCGGATGCGGCCACGCACGCTCGATGATGTGGTGGGCCAGCAGCACCTGCTGGGGCAAGGATCGCCATTGCGGCAGCTGGCGGCCGGCACGGACGCCCTGGGTCCGGCGGGCCCCAGCTCCCTGATCCTCTGGGGACCGCCCGGGACCGGAAAAACCACGCTCGCCCACGTGATCGCCAAGGGCAAGGGGCGGAAGTTCGTGGAGCTGTCGGCCATCACCGCGGGCGTCAAGGACGTTCGGCGCGTCATGGACGAAGCCCTCACAGCGCGGGATCTGTACAAAACCACCACGGTGCTTTTCCTCGACGAGATCCACCGCTTCAACAAGGCACAGCAGGATGCCCTGCTGCCCGGGGTGGAGAACCGCTGGGTGGTGCTCGTGGCGGCAACCACCGAAAACCCGTCCTTTTCGGTGGTCTCGCCGCTGCTGTCCCGTTCCCTCCTGCTCACCCTGAAACCACTGACGGAGGCGGACATCGAAGGGCTCCTGCAGCGCGCCGTGTCCGACGATCGCGGCCTGAACGGGAAGGTGGAGCTCGGTGCTGAGGCCTTGGCCCACCTCGTCAGGCTCGCCGGCGGCGACGCGCGCCGTGCACTGACAGCCCTCGAAGCGGCGGCGGGCGTGGCATTCGGGGATGCGGACGACGCCGATGCCGAGTCGCTGGTCACCGTCGAGCTCAAGCACACCGAACGTGCCCTGGATGTGGCCGCCGTGCGGTACGACCGCGCCGGGGACCAGCACTACGACGTCGCCAGCGCCTTCATCAAATCCGTCCGCGGGTCCGACGTGGACGCCGCACTGCACTACCTCGCCAGGATGCTGGAGGCGGGGGAGGACCCGAGATTCATCGCCCGGCGCATTGTGATTTCGGCGGCGGAAGACGTGGGAATGGCGGACCCCACGGCGCTGCAGACGGCCGTTGCCGCCGCCCAGGCGGTGCAGCTGATCGGCATGCCCGAAGGGCGGATCGTCCTGGCCGAGGCCGTGGTGCACCTGGCCACCGCGCCGAAATCCAATGCCGCATACATGGGGATCAACAAGGCAGTCGCGGATGTCCGTGCCGGCCTGGGCAACGGGATCCCGGCGCACCTGCGTGATGCGCACTACCCGGGCTCCAAACAGCTGGGCCACGGGCTCGGCTACAAGTACGCCCACGATGCCCCCCATTCCGTGGCCAGCCAGCAGTACCCGCCGGATGACCTGGTGGGCCGGGACTACTACGAGCCCACCGGCAACGGCGCGGAACGGGACATCGCCGTGCGCCTCGAACGGCTGCGGAAGATCATCCGCGGTTCCTGA